Proteins encoded by one window of Vampirovibrionales bacterium:
- a CDS encoding sugar ABC transporter permease translates to MSSRSASSSASSASTLTPRARRWWTPYAFLAAPLALMALFFGWPLLETIRISLLDYGGDLQRPAFAGLANYQALARSGAFWQSAWVTLVFTLGVVPAMATLPIALAVLAHHPPRGMSWIRAALYIPVILSMVVVGLAWKRLYVSDGLINQGLRALGLPAVDWLSNPDVALLAVMMVVVWKGLGYYMMMYLAQLQSAPQELYDAAAIDGAGPLRRHWAVTLPHLRPTVALVVIVSAIGSLKAFTEMYVMTRGGPLGATRTLAYYIYERAFENLDLGVAAAAGLALMAALTLLTLAQLAWEDRS, encoded by the coding sequence ATGTCTTCTCGTTCTGCTTCTTCTTCTGCTTCCAGTGCGTCAACGCTGACGCCGCGCGCGCGGCGCTGGTGGACGCCTTATGCGTTTCTGGCGGCGCCGCTGGCCTTGATGGCCCTGTTTTTCGGCTGGCCCTTGCTGGAGACGATTCGCATCAGTCTGCTCGACTATGGCGGCGATCTGCAGCGTCCGGCCTTTGCTGGATTGGCGAATTATCAGGCCTTGGCGCGATCGGGGGCTTTCTGGCAATCGGCGTGGGTGACGCTTGTCTTTACGCTGGGCGTTGTGCCCGCCATGGCGACGCTGCCCATTGCTCTGGCCGTGCTGGCGCATCATCCGCCGCGCGGGATGAGCTGGATTCGCGCCGCGTTATATATTCCGGTAATTTTGTCCATGGTGGTCGTGGGGCTCGCCTGGAAGCGGCTGTATGTCAGCGATGGGCTGATAAATCAAGGACTGCGCGCGTTGGGCTTGCCTGCGGTGGATTGGCTGTCGAATCCCGACGTGGCCCTGTTGGCCGTCATGATGGTCGTGGTGTGGAAAGGGCTGGGATACTACATGATGATGTATCTCGCCCAATTGCAGAGCGCGCCGCAAGAGCTGTACGATGCGGCGGCGATTGATGGGGCAGGACCCTTGCGACGCCACTGGGCGGTGACGTTGCCGCACTTGCGCCCGACGGTCGCGCTGGTGGTGATTGTCAGCGCCATCGGCAGCCTGAAGGCCTTCACCGAGATGTATGTCATGACCCGTGGCGGGCCGCTCGGCGCCACGCGGACGCTGGCCTATTATATTTACGAACGGGCGTTTGAGAATCTGGATCTGGGCGTGGCTGCGGCGGCGGGCTTGGCGCTAATGGCCGCCCTCACGCTGCTGACGCTGGCGCAACTCGCATGGGAAGACCGCTCATGA
- a CDS encoding carbohydrate ABC transporter permease encodes MTAKRVRGKKALLTALHTVILLILAALAIGPFLWLLSTALRSGDETIFGAVSLLPKRPTLENFAEVWRRADMGAFLINSLVISALTVVMNLTLSVLCAYPLARMRFAGRSMVFAAVLATMMIPFQVMMIPLYLLTLKLGLSDSAPLWPGLSDHRLQTWLGLSAPFAISGFGIFFVRQALASLPRDLEESAALDGCNSWQTLRLVLLPMIRPALATLAVFCFMASWGEFLWPSILVSKQASFTLPVGLAYLQGAFSANWRLIAAGAVLSMLPVLGLFALTQRAFVSGANAGAVKG; translated from the coding sequence ATGACGGCCAAACGGGTCCGTGGCAAAAAAGCGCTGCTGACGGCGCTCCATACCGTAATCCTGCTGATACTGGCGGCCTTGGCGATAGGGCCGTTTTTATGGCTGCTGAGTACGGCGCTGCGCTCCGGCGATGAAACTATCTTTGGCGCCGTAAGCCTGTTGCCGAAGCGTCCCACGCTGGAGAATTTTGCAGAAGTGTGGCGCCGGGCGGATATGGGCGCGTTTTTAATCAACAGCCTTGTCATCTCCGCGCTGACAGTGGTGATGAATTTGACCCTGAGCGTCTTGTGCGCCTATCCACTGGCGCGCATGCGCTTTGCGGGCCGCTCAATGGTCTTTGCCGCCGTGCTGGCGACGATGATGATCCCGTTTCAAGTGATGATGATCCCGTTGTATCTGCTCACCCTGAAACTGGGCTTGAGCGACAGCGCCCCCTTATGGCCAGGCTTGTCTGATCACCGGCTGCAAACGTGGCTGGGGCTCAGCGCGCCGTTTGCCATCAGCGGCTTTGGCATCTTTTTCGTGCGTCAGGCGCTGGCCAGTCTGCCGCGCGATCTTGAGGAATCCGCCGCTCTCGATGGCTGCAACAGTTGGCAGACGCTGCGCCTGGTGCTGCTGCCCATGATTCGCCCGGCGCTGGCCACTCTGGCCGTGTTCTGTTTCATGGCGAGTTGGGGTGAGTTTCTGTGGCCCAGTATTTTAGTGTCCAAACAGGCGTCGTTTACCCTGCCGGTTGGGCTGGCGTATCTGCAAGGGGCCTTTAGCGCTAACTGGCGTCTGATCGCCGCTGGCGCCGTCCTGTCGATGCTGCCGGTGCTGGGACTTTTCGCGTTGACTCAGCGGGCTTTCGTCTCAGGCGCCAATGCCGGGGCCGTCAAGGGATAA